The Notamacropus eugenii isolate mMacEug1 chromosome Y, mMacEug1.pri_v2, whole genome shotgun sequence genome includes a window with the following:
- the LOC140516623 gene encoding olfactory receptor 5F1-like, giving the protein MSGANHTTVTEFILLGLSDSPELQIILFVLFLVIYTLTVLGNAGMIALIMIDSQLHTPMYFFLTNLSLTDILYSSTITPKMLVDLLSKRKVISFTGCFLQMYVFIALITIECILFGLMAYDRYVAICNPLLYPITMSRIVCLKMAMGTFTAGFLNSVIHTSYISSLSYCDSNVIHHFFCDSPPVLKLSCSDTQINETIIFIFAGINMLGTLLIILTSYIYILFSILRLHSVEGRQKAFSTCASHLTAVAIFYGTEIVTYLCPSSSYSPTQGKVISVFYTVVIPMLNPLIYSLRNEEVKRALKNAITRRITFI; this is encoded by the coding sequence ATGTCTGGAGCAAACCATACTACAGTGACTGAATTCATCTTGCTAGGGTTATCAGACTCACCTGAACTTCAAATTAtactttttgtattatttttggtGATCTACACTCTCACAGTGTTGGGAAATGCAGGGATGATTGCATTAATCATGATAGATTCTCAACTTCACACACCTATGTATTTTTTCCTGACCAACTTGTCCTTGActgatattttatattcttcaacTATCACTCCAAAGATGTTAGTTGACTTATTGTCTAAACGGAAAGTCATCTCTTTTACTGGCTGCTTTTTACAGATGTATGTCTTCATTGCGCTGATTACTATTGAGTGTATCCTCTTTGGATTGATGGCCTATGACCGTTATGTAGCAATATGCAATCCCCTACTTTACCCAATTACCATGTCAAGGATAGTGTGCCTGAAGATGGCCATGGGGACCTTCACAGCAGGATTCCTTAACTCAGTTATTCATACGAGTTACATAAGTAGCTTATCCTACTGTGACTCCAATGTCATCCATCACTTTTTCTGTGACAGTCCCCCAGTCCTCAAACTCTCTTGTTCAGATACTCAAATTAATGAaactatcattttcatttttgctggGATAAACATGTTAGGAACACTTCTTATCATCCTTACTTCTTATATCTATATCCTCTTCTCTATTCTACGCTTGCATTCAgttgaaggaaggcagaaagcatTCTCCACCTGTGCTTCTCATCTTACAGCTGTTGCTATATTTTATGGAACTGAGATTGTTACTTATTTGTGTCCAAGTTCCAGCTACTCCCCAACTCAAGGAAAAGTGATATCTGTGTTCTACACAGTGGTTATTCCAATGCTGAACCCTTTAATATACAGCCTGAGAAATGAAGAAGTGAAGAGGGCTTTAAAGAATGCTATCACTAGAAGGATCACATTTATATAA